TTGATAATTTACATATTATCATCAtgctttttatctcatttgagcttgaATCCACCTGCCCTGGTGGATGAGGAACTTGAGCCTGGAATACCTGGTTCAGGTCCTGTCTGTGCCACGTGTTGGCTGGTGCTCTGGGCAGCTCCAAGTGGCCAAGGAGAGGCTGGCCCTGACGGCCCTCACAGGCTCCTTTATCCTTCACCAGAGCACGGGGACATGGGGGGGGGACTTGGCCGGGTGGGGGACTCCCCCTTTGATGCTCATGCTCCCTTCCCACATCTTAGATGGCCTTCTTCCACATCCGTGAGGACGACAAGCCGGCCGTGCTCCTCCACCTCCTGCGCAATGTCGTGCGGCCCCAGGACCAGACCGTGGTCTTTGTGGCCACAAAGCACCACGCGGAGTACCTCACAGAGGTGAGGGGCCGGAGCCCCGGAGGGACCCCTCCTGCTCAGTCCTGGGCAACGGGAGGCATTCCCCAGCAGCACCAGCAGGGGGCAGGCACCCCCTCCTTGGCACAgtcccctcctctccccactGGGAAGCCAGGGCACGTTGGGCTGACCTCCTGGATAGATGGGGGCAGAAGTAGCTCTGTGTGTAACCCACAGGTGCACCCGTATGTCACATGTGTCTGCCTTGCATGTGTGGGTGTCAGTTCTGTGGGTGTTTCCCACATGGGCGTGCACACATACAGCGCCCACTGCCATACGCACGTAGGTTCCATGTGCCCACAtgtaatatttaacatgtaccaTCCATGCTGGGTGTGTATCTTTAATATACgtacatttacatatgtatgtatatacacatgcatccATACACAGCCGTACCATGACACTTTGTGATCTTTGCCTGTACTATGTGTTCCCTACCCCtgcttccccatcccctccccccagggGATAACGAGCCCCTTGAGGAAGAGACTGCCTCAGTTGTGTGTTTGTATTCTATAGCATAGTCCTGGGCCACAACGGCTGTTTAGTAACCGGTTGTTGGTCAATTTATCGGCTGTTTCTTGGGGGTTTGGATGGGAAATGGGGATCGCTGTGTCCCTGTTCTGTAGCCAGCCCCTCCCCCTGCCATGTTTCTCTCGCCTCCCTCAGCTGCTGACAACTCAGGGTGTGTGCTGCACCCACATCTACAGCTCCCTCGACCAGACGGCACGCAAGATCAACCTGGCCAAGTTTGTGCACCGCAAATGCTCAGCCCTCATCGTCACTGACGTGGCCGCCCGGGGCCTGGACATCCCGCTGCTGGACAACGTGATCAACTATAACTTCCCTGCCAAGAGCAAGCTCTTCCTGCATCGAGTGGGTGAGTGCTAGCCTGGCAGCCCTGCCCTGAGGGTTTGTGCTCTAAGCccccctgacaccccctgttttaggccccctccccccccaacccTGACCTTTTATATTCTCAAGACCTGTTGGGAGAGCTAGGGGTTATCTCTGGGGCAGCCAAGGAGCCCATTAAGAGCAGCTGAGACTCTCATTCACATGTCCCTCTTAACTTTGCATCTCTGACTCTGTTGTCCCCCAGCTGGGTCTCTGAACCCACACTGGGCAGAAACCATTTTTACCAATGGGGAGcctgaggtgacttgcccagggccggGCAGCCCAAGTGCAGAAAGGCCTGAGTGCTCGCTCAGGCTCCCTTGTGACGActgcctctctcttttccttctgcaGGGCGTGTGGCCCGTGCGGGCCGAAGTGGCACCGCATATTCCCTGGTGGCCCCCGATGAGGTGCCCTACGTCTTTGACCTTCACCTCTTCTTGGGCCGCCCCCTCGTCCTCGCCAGGCCCAACGAGAAGCCCTCAGGTTGCCGGGCCTGGGTCTGGGGGCTAGTGGGACCCCAAAGTGGAGAAGGAGCTTGGGATGggactgagaaagaaagaagggagtgaCTTACTCAGGTATCATAGAGCAACAGATctggggcaagatttgaactcaggtctttggtACCATTAGTACAGAACTGGAGAGGCCGCTGGCATTGAAGTCACAAAGGCCTGAGTTCCAGTCCTCCCTTAGtaaatgactttgggcaaatcacttccccccgtctgcctcagtttcctcattagtaaagtGAAGAGTTGGATCCAGGGGTCTCCTGGCTCCCTTTCAGCTCTGGCAGTTGGGGCTGGGTTGCCTGGGGGCTGGGTCGGGTATGGGCCTCCTGAATCCCAGAATTCCCCCAGATGCCTCTCCGGATGGCGTTCTGGGCCGTGTGCCTCGGAACGTGGTGGACGACGAGGAGTGCCGCCTGCTCACGGATCACGACGGCTCCTCGGAGCTCCAGAGCCTGCGCCGCGTGGCCGAGAATGCCCACAAGCAGTACAGCCGCTCTCGGCCGGGGCCCTCCCCAGAGTCCATCAAGAGGGCCAAGGACCTGGACCCCACTCTCCTGGGCCTGCACCCCCTCTTCAGTGAGTGCCCACCACAGTTCCTGGGGGGGGGAGCCCCAGGCTGGGCAGCATGGGCTCCTCTGACAGGCTTCCTCTCTGCCCACCTCCAGGCTCCCAGTTTGAGGACGAGGAGTTGGAGAGAATGAAGCTTGTGGACAGCATCAAGAACTACCGCTCCCGGGCTGTAAGTGAGACGGCCCAGCCTGGTGGGAGGGTCCGGGGACAGGGCCTGGGGAAGATCCAGGAGTATCTGGGGGGAGGGCCCAGAGGGAGGGCCTAAGGATACTGAGGCCCACAGTGCTTTCAGAGACAGAACTCGGGGCTGTCTGCTTCCAGGCACATGTGGCAAGCAGACCCCAGAAGCAGCTCCATGGTCCCTCTCCTTAGTCCTCAGCCCCCTCGTTCCCATCCCTTTTCATCTCAGCCTCAGCTCTTGGATTGCATCTGGATGGGCTCCTGGAGGCCCCGGGGTCCAACCCTCATTTGTTGTTCAGAGAGACCCATGAcctgcccaaggccacacagctggGCATTTTTACCCGATGTTCAGGAGCTTGTCCCTCCTGCCCAACAAGCATCAAAGATAGATGTTTGTACAAACTCTTTTTAGTTGAATATGCTCCAAGTTACCCATTTTGCATTTCCTGGTgtcctctagttcttctctggccacaaatttttccctccccccagatCTAAGAGGTAGATGTCCCTTGTCCTGATTTGCCTAAAGTATTGCTGTCATGTCTAACTCACGAGCCACCCCCTGGTGCTCGGTGTGGCCCAGGGCCCAGCCTCTGCCGTcctcttccagttttcccagcagttcttgtCAGAGAGTCCCGGAAGCCGGAGTCCAGGTCTTTCAAGCACTAGATGACTAATGTCACTGACATTGTGACTCGTGAGCCTAACCTGCCTCACTGATCCACTGCTCTGCTCCTTAGCCGGACCAGTGTCACGGTCATCCAAACCGTGAGCGACAAACACATTAAAACAAAAGGCACTTGAGTCAAAGCAACAAATACGTTACTGGAGACTAGCAGTGTATGCAGTATTCCACTCCTATAGGCCCCTGCCCATCAGACTTTGAGCTAAGAAAGGCCGTCAGGGctagagatggggaaactgaggcacagagagctTGAGTGAGGGTGTGAAGTCACACTTAGGGTTGGGATCCTGTCTCCTGGGCCGTGCTTTTCCAGCTCTTCCTGGGGGCCTAACTTGGTCTTAAATTCCTTGGTGCccgcctttattttttttatatggagggatgttttcctgattctcgCCACTATAGGCAGCCAGTGTCGTGCCTGGAGAGCTGGCCTGAGTCAGGAGGATGGGGTTCCAGTCCCATCTTGGATACATCCTGGCTTGGTGACCCCCATCAAGCCCATGAACTTCCCAGCACCCCCAGGCATTTCTTTGACCAGTCCGCATtgattaaacacttactgtgtgccaggaataCAAATAGGGAGGAGACCAGAGCTGTAGATGGAGTCAGTCATGGGGGCCTCCCTGGAGGAGGCCAGCCCCACCCTAGCCCACACAGGAGCAGAATCAGGGATTTTCTTCCTTGCTGCAGACCATCTTTGAGATCAACACCACCACCCGGGACCCGGGCAGCCAGGTGATGCGGGCCAAGCGGAAACGGGACCACAAGGCCATTGCCAAGTTCCAGCAGGGGCAGCAGGAGCGGCAGCAGGCCCAGCCTGGCCCGGCTCCCTGCCTGCCCACAAGCCAGGAGCCGCAAGAGGAGCCGGAGGAGGAGCAGGATGTGGAAGTGGGGGCTGTTATGTAGGGGACTGGTGGGGGGAGGTGGGGGGTGGGGCCCAGGACAGCCCGAGCCCCAGACACACAGCCACTAACCCTCTGAAAAGGGGCATAGGAATAGCAGCTGCCTCCCCAGGGGTGTCTCAGCAGACGAGATCCGACCTGCCCAATCCTTTGTAACCTTGAGGTCCGGAGGCCTCGCACTCGGCACCTGGGGGGCTGAGCACAGGAGGCGCTTAATACAAGTTTGTCCTGCCGTTCCTCTGCCCTGTCAGCTCCGGCCTCCTAGtctggctgggggggggggggggcagataggaagggaagctgaggctcagagagagggGCTCCTGGGAGCTGGCAGCAAAGGGGCGTCACTGAGGAGACCCATGTCCACGGGGCAGAGCGGAGTCACGGGGAGGGAGCGccgagctggggggggggggttggcgCTCAGCCCGGCTCCGGTCCTCCTCCCCAGGAGGCCTTCACCCAGGTGCTGGGCCCGAAGAGACGGGGGTCCCCAGCACAGGGCCAGGCGAAGAAGCGGAAGGGGGCGCCCCAGCAGCGGCAGGAGGAGTTCTATGTGCCCTACCGGCCCAAGGATTTTGACAGCGAGCGGGGGTGAGCGGCGCAGCTGGAGGGGGGGGGTCAGATGGGTGGGGGCAAAGGGGCACTACCAAGGAGGAGAGGTGCCACCCTTTGCCCACGCCACAAGCCCTATTCTCTCCCCTCAGCCTGAGCATCGGGGGGGAGGGCAGTGCCTTCGAGCAGCAGGCGTCCGGAGCCGTCCTTGACCTCATGGGCGACGAGGCCCACAACCTCACCAAGAGCCGGCAGCAGCTGAAATGGtaaggaggggaagggggagtaatgagggggggggggaaggggagaagtcGTGCCCCAAGAAGACGCCCAGCTctgcctcctctccccctccttggCCTCCAGGGACCGTAAGAAGAAGCGGTTTGTGGGGGCCACGGGCCAGGAAGACAAGAAGAAGATAAAGACGGAGAGCGGCCGGTACATCAGCAGCTCCTATAAGAGGGACCTGTATCCTTTCCTCCTGtggaggggtggggtggggctAGTCCCCAGGATGGGGGGGGGCTTCCCCTCTGGAGGTGGTCCAGGTGGACTGTGCCCCCTCCCCTCTGGTGGTCTTGAGTGAGTGAGACCCTTCCTGCACTCTTCTCCCccgcctcggtttccccatctgcaaaatgagggagggGTCTGACCAGCTGGTCCCCAAGGCCCCCTCAGCTCTAGCCCTGTGGCCTCCTTAACCACTGACCTCAGCTATCAGAAGTGGAAGCAGAAGCACAAGATTGGCGACCGGGACTCAGATGAGGAGAATGAGGGAGGCGCCAGGAGGCAGGGCTGGAATCGGGGCCGTGGCCGGGGCCGAGGTGAGAGAGCCGGCCTGGGAGCGGCAGCCAGTGGGGGGATTAGAGGGGTACCTGGGGGGGATCCAAGCAGCCCGTGTCCAGCCACtcggggggaaactgaggcaggagagAAGTGATCCTAGTGACTGCTCTGTCAGCCACCCATcctacagatgggaaaactgaggggaAATAGGAAATGAGTGGCCAGTGTCCCCCAGTAAGAACAGGGGCCCCAGGCCAACTCTTTCTTGGTCCTCTCTCCTCTCGTGCCTTGTGGGCAGCACCTCTGAGCCCCTGGGTACCTGCTGGTGTCCTGGCCCTTCTCCAGTCAGTGTCCAGAGGAGCGTGTCCTGGCGCCCTGCAGGCAGACTGCAGCTGGGAGCTGAATCCCATTGGTGAACAGGCATTTCCCCAGAAGCCCCATGTGAGCAGGGCCTCCCAAGGCCTCCCAAGGAGCCTCTGCTCCCACTGGAGCCCCCAGGAGTGGCAGCTCACTTTCTTATCCCAGCTGCTGGGCAGCCTTCTGGCTTCTGGGGTACCTCTGAGGCGTCCGTGGCAGCCCCTCACTTCTCCAGGCTCCCTGCAGTGTGCTATCTTCCTTCTGTGCCCATGCTGGCAAAGGGGAGCAAGGGGTCTCGGGGCACAGTGAGGCAGCAGGCAGTAGtcagagtgccagacctggagttgCCCTTTTACTGGCTCGGTGACCTCTTTCacttcccagcctcagtttccactcctgtaa
This sequence is a window from Sminthopsis crassicaudata isolate SCR6 chromosome 1, ASM4859323v1, whole genome shotgun sequence. Protein-coding genes within it:
- the DDX54 gene encoding ATP-dependent RNA helicase DDX54 isoform X2 → MGPRKSLPAFPALEAASDVEPDTQEMIRAQNKKKKKSGGFQSMGLSYPVFKGIMKKGYKVPTPIQRKTIPVILDGKDVVAMARTGSGKTACFLIPMFEKLKAHSAQTGARALILSPTRELALQTMKFTKELGKFTGLKTALILGGDKMEDQFAALHENPDIIIATPGRLMHVAVEMNLKLHSVQYAVFDEADRLFEMGFAEQLQEIISRLPEDHQTVLFSATLPKLLVEFARAGLTEPVLIRLDVDTKLNEQLKMAFFHIREDDKPAVLLHLLRNVVRPQDQTVVFVATKHHAEYLTELLTTQGVCCTHIYSSLDQTARKINLAKFVHRKCSALIVTDVAARGLDIPLLDNVINYNFPAKSKLFLHRVGRVARAGRSGTAYSLVAPDEVPYVFDLHLFLGRPLVLARPNEKPSDASPDGVLGRVPRNVVDDEECRLLTDHDGSSELQSLRRVAENAHKQYSRSRPGPSPESIKRAKDLDPTLLGLHPLFSSQFEDEELERMKLVDSIKNYRSRATIFEINTTTRDPGSQVMRAKRKRDHKAIAKFQQGQQERQQAQPGPAPCLPTSQEPQEEPEEEQDVEEAFTQVLGPKRRGSPAQGQAKKRKGAPQQRQEEFYVPYRPKDFDSERGLSIGGEGSAFEQQASGAVLDLMGDEAHNLTKSRQQLKWDRKKKRFVGATGQEDKKKIKTESGRYISSSYKRDLYQKWKQKHKIGDRDSDEENEGGARRQGWNRGRGRGRGASAGRTSGAGGTSGAGGRVRSELKNKQQILKQRRRAEKQHFLQRGGLKQLSARNRRRAQELRKSAFGRRAGGNRKGKMRKKM
- the DDX54 gene encoding ATP-dependent RNA helicase DDX54 isoform X1 encodes the protein MSTVRPKGSRRAREHDRRRGLAGDMGGGDFEIQPEGGGNVEAREMGPRKSLPAFPALEAASDVEPDTQEMIRAQNKKKKKSGGFQSMGLSYPVFKGIMKKGYKVPTPIQRKTIPVILDGKDVVAMARTGSGKTACFLIPMFEKLKAHSAQTGARALILSPTRELALQTMKFTKELGKFTGLKTALILGGDKMEDQFAALHENPDIIIATPGRLMHVAVEMNLKLHSVQYAVFDEADRLFEMGFAEQLQEIISRLPEDHQTVLFSATLPKLLVEFARAGLTEPVLIRLDVDTKLNEQLKMAFFHIREDDKPAVLLHLLRNVVRPQDQTVVFVATKHHAEYLTELLTTQGVCCTHIYSSLDQTARKINLAKFVHRKCSALIVTDVAARGLDIPLLDNVINYNFPAKSKLFLHRVGRVARAGRSGTAYSLVAPDEVPYVFDLHLFLGRPLVLARPNEKPSDASPDGVLGRVPRNVVDDEECRLLTDHDGSSELQSLRRVAENAHKQYSRSRPGPSPESIKRAKDLDPTLLGLHPLFSSQFEDEELERMKLVDSIKNYRSRATIFEINTTTRDPGSQVMRAKRKRDHKAIAKFQQGQQERQQAQPGPAPCLPTSQEPQEEPEEEQDVEEAFTQVLGPKRRGSPAQGQAKKRKGAPQQRQEEFYVPYRPKDFDSERGLSIGGEGSAFEQQASGAVLDLMGDEAHNLTKSRQQLKWDRKKKRFVGATGQEDKKKIKTESGRYISSSYKRDLYQKWKQKHKIGDRDSDEENEGGARRQGWNRGRGRGRGASAGRTSGAGGTSGAGGRVRSELKNKQQILKQRRRAEKQHFLQRGGLKQLSARNRRRAQELRKSAFGRRAGGNRKGKMRKKM